One segment of Salvia splendens isolate huo1 chromosome 20, SspV2, whole genome shotgun sequence DNA contains the following:
- the LOC121781816 gene encoding ubiquitin-conjugating enzyme E2 28-like, translating into MASKRILKELKDLQKDPPTSCSAGPVAEDMFHWQATIMGPPDSPYSGGVFLVTIHFPPDYPFKPPKVAFRTKVFHPNINSNGSICLDILKEQWSPALTISKVLLSICSLLTDPNPDDPLVPEIAHMYKTDRTKYETTARSWTQKYAMG; encoded by the exons ATGGCTTCAAAGCGGATCTTGAAGGAGCTCAAGGATCTCCAAAAGGATCCTCCTACCTCTTGCAGTGCTG GTCCTGTTGCTGAGGACATGTTTCATTGGCAAGCTACAATCATGGGTCCTCCGGATAGTCCTTACTCAGGAGGGGTTTTCTTAGTTACCATCCATTTCCCTCCAGACTACCCTTTCAAGCCTCCTAAG GTTGCTTTCAGGACCAAAGTTTTCCACCCAAACATAAACAGCAACGGAAGCATATGTCTCGACATACTGAAGGAGCAGTGGAGCCCAGCCCTAACCATCTCTAAG GTGTTGCTTTCCATATGCTCCTTGCTGACAGACCCGAATCCCGATGATCCGTTGGTTCCCGAGATTGCCCATATGTATAAAACTGACAGGACCAAGTACGAGACCACTGCAAGGAGCTGGACTCAGAAATACGCCATGGGCTAA